A region of Ornithodoros turicata isolate Travis chromosome 5, ASM3712646v1, whole genome shotgun sequence DNA encodes the following proteins:
- the LOC135394196 gene encoding UPAR/Ly6 domain-containing protein crim-like, producing MEALEVLLLLLGLTGMVSAEMWCYSCISNQPGCNEEVNWLIHHAITCPQPDDKCVKIIERKGEQVLYTRDCLSNLVSYRHDIPADTYEGCRPAAEAPKLAVYVDNSIKELELKRDYYSSVDYCFCEFYYWCNGASVVTSMWILPLVLVLTQLRLHMIG from the exons ATGGAAGCGCTTGAGGTCCTCTTGTTGCTCCTAGGACTTACAGGAATGG TTTCTGCCGAGATGTGGTGCTATTCCTGCATCAGCAATCAACCAGGATGCAACGAAGAGGTCAACTGGTTGATACACCATGCCATCACATGTCCACAGCCAGACGATAAGTGTGTCAAGATCATTGAAAGGAAAGGAG AGCAAGTCCTGTACACAAGAGATTGTCTCTCCAACTTGGTGTCATACAGACACGACATTCCCGCCGACACTTACGAAGGATGTCGTCCGGCAGCAGAGGCACCCAAGTTGGCCGTCTATGTTGACAACAGCATTAAAGAGCTTGAGCTCAAAAG GGACTATTACTCATCGGTTGACTACTGCTTCTGCGAATTCTACTACTGGTGCAACGGAGCTTCAGTGGTGACGTCCATGTGGATCCTTCCGCTTGTACTTGTCCTGACTCAGTTGCGACTTCATATGATTGGCTGA
- the LOC135394195 gene encoding DNA-directed RNA polymerase III subunit RPC7-like yields MAGRGKMSFNAEQLGFGRGEALPPPNLQPPPAYPSLGLFPSPLLKSPENVYMGAGLGEQRRKFQASSFYILADSPKADIERYSDKFQAPKAEEFKYDDTYLPVELRPINRRRKSKNVQAVKPNIKKMPDIDHKLKVLEENEEKAESGEEEEQQLDEEVEDEEELEEETDYVSAYFDNGEGYLDDDDDKVDDGPVY; encoded by the exons ATGGCCGGAAGAGGGAAGATGTCTTTTAACGCTGAACAACTGGGCTTCGGTCGAGGAGAAGCGTTGCCACCACCAAATCTTCAGCCGCCACCAGCGTATCCG TCACTGGGGCTGTTTCCTTCGCCACTGCTCAAGTCTCCGGAGAATGTCTACATGGGAGCTGGTCTCGGAGAGCAGCGGAGAAAATTCCAGGCGTCATCCTTCTACATCTTGGCGGATTCTCCGAAAGCGGATATAGAGAGGTACTCTGACAAGTTTCAGGCCCCTAAAGCAGAAGAGTTCAAATATG ATGACACCTATCTGCCGGTGGAGTTGCGACCTATCAACAGAAGAAGGAAGTCCAAAAATGTCCAAGCAGTAAAGCCAAATATCAAGAAAATGCCAGATATTGATCATAAACTGAAG GTTCTGGAAGAAAATGAAGAGAAGGCAGAAAGTGGTgaggaagaagaacaacaactgGATGAAGAAGTGGAAGATGAGGAAGAGCTTGAGGAA GAGACTGACTATGTGTCAGCCTACTTTGACAACGGTGAGGGTTACCTggacgatgacgacgacaaaGTGGATGACGGGCCAGTGTATTGA
- the LOC135394193 gene encoding acid phosphatase type 7-like: protein MKLFVRSLFLLVLSSVTTGEIYVQPEQVHLSYGAEPSEMMVTWTTFNWTNESMVEYGVGRPRHRTAGNCTKFTDGGQQHRTLFIHRVLLTGLKPNTLYRYHCGNDRHGWSPIFWFRTMPVSTWSPVLAVYGDMGNVNAQSLPFLQEEAQNGSIHAVLHVGDFAYDMDTNEARVGDEFMRQIEPVAAYVPYMTCVGNHENRYNFSNYVNRFSMIDQRSRKINNHFFSFNIGPAHVIGFSTEFYFFVNYGFEQIAHQYQWLEEDLKEASKPENRARHPWIITMGHRPMYCSNNDRDDCTFNESIVRKGLPILHLYGLEDLFHKYGVDLELWAHEHSYERLWPVYDRKVYNGSYDAPYTNPGAPVHIVTGSAGCQERLDPFVPHPRPWSAVRISDYGYSRMTLHNATHLTLEQLSAEKEGQILDKITIEKASHGPYV, encoded by the exons ATGAAGCTCTTTGTGAGGTCGCTCTTTTTGTTGGTGCTTTCATCAGTGACAACGGGTGAAATATACGTTCAACCGGAACAGGTACACCTATCCTATGGAG CGGAGCCCAGCGAGATGATGGTCACATGGACGACCTTCAACTGGACAAACGAGTCCATGGTGGAGTATGGCGTCGGACGTCCCCGACACCGGACGGCCGGGAACTGCACCAAGTTCACGGACGGCGGACAACAACACAGGACACTGTTCATACACAGAGTTCTACTGACGGGACTGAAACCAAATACACTGTACA GATACCATTGTGGCAACGATCGTCATGGTTGGAGCCCTATATTCTGGTTCCGTACAATGCCGGTCTCTACTTGGAGTCCTGTCCTGGCAGTGTACGGAGACATGGGAAACGTGAACGCCCAGTCACTGCCATTTCTGCAGGAAGAGGCTCAGAATGGATCCATCCATGCTGTCTTACACGTTG GTGACTTTGCGTACGACATGGACACG AATGAAGCTAGAGTTGGGGACGAGTTCATGCGTCAAATCGAGCCGGTGGCCGCGTACGTGCCTTACATGACCTGCGTCGGCAACCATGAAAATAGATA CAACTTCTCCAACTATGTGAACCGTTTCAGTATGATTGACCAACGGTCAAGGAAAATTAACAATCATTTTTTCAG cttcaACATCGGACCGGCGCACGTGATTGGTTTCTCTACCGAATTCTACTTCTTCGTCAATTATGGCTTCGAGCAGATTGCTCATCAGTACCAGTGGCTGGAGGAAGACCTCAAG GAAGCCAGCAAGCCAGAGAATCGTGCCAGACACCCATGGATCATAACGATGGGCCACAGACCAATGTATTGCAGTAACAACGACCGGGACGACTGCACTTTCAATGAAAGCATT GTCCGAAAAGGCCTGCCTATTCTACACCTGTATGGACTCGAGGACCTATTTCACAAATATGGAGTAGACCTGGAACTTTGGGCACACGAACATTCGTACGAACGGCTATGGCCTGTCTATGATCGAAAG GTGTACAATGGCAGCTATGATGCACCCTATACAAATCCTGGTGCACCTGTCCATATAGTGACTGGTTCTGCG GGCTGCCAAGAGAGGCTGGACCCTTTTGTTCCTCATCCACGCCCATGGAGTGCAGTGCGCATCTCTGATTATGGCTACAGCAGGATGACTTTGCACAATGCAACACATCTCACACTTGAGCAGTTATCTGCAGAAAAG GAAGGACAAATCTTGGACAAAATAACCATCGAGAAAGCCAGCCATGGACCCTACGTGTGA